In one Cloacibacillus porcorum genomic region, the following are encoded:
- a CDS encoding S8 family serine peptidase, protein MKKILILTLFCLLAALPSYAGPRYVEGEAIAAIKMAPAGNVAAGVMSAKNSAAASASSAAVESGAELIQVFSPIAAGEVQAAASAKRASSSGSELLALAHFRGAAGETTAQLIARLKENPNVVSAMPNYMMPVSSVKPNDPMWKEQWGSERIKLPEVWEHGVGSQEVVAVVFDTGVIYDHEDLKDNMFVFDEKLLNGIKNNGVSLDVGEFKGSHGVWCHSRGLYADKEGLIHDDGFFPAVPVGPGGTEGAASADIDCGDVGRMRIVGDVNGHGTHVAGIVGAVGGNGIGVAGTNWHVKLMAANVFSMYRDGDDNYGVTALVSDQMRAIDFIVAAKRAGANIRVANMSIGMWAGPEEEELSPYGAKVKQLSDAGIIICAAAGNEGQNIDDPQDTKDFDYRGKLSYPACFKVENMISVGASTSGDGCAVYSNYSSSGKWVDIFAPGDNILSTCRRSWIVNPSSDVDTFDPSGYVSISGTSMASPYVAGAAALLCSLYPDKSAAEIRSMLLNGAEHGLLAEGYSKYGMLNVLGAYNYGQPSSGGSSGGGCAAGFGALALIGAALLPFIRRAGRK, encoded by the coding sequence TTGAAAAAGATATTGATTTTAACTCTCTTTTGCCTGCTCGCCGCGTTGCCCTCATACGCCGGTCCGCGGTATGTCGAGGGAGAGGCGATCGCGGCGATAAAGATGGCGCCAGCCGGAAACGTGGCCGCGGGCGTCATGTCGGCAAAAAACTCCGCCGCGGCGTCTGCCTCATCGGCCGCCGTGGAGTCCGGAGCCGAGCTTATCCAGGTATTCAGCCCGATAGCCGCCGGAGAGGTACAGGCCGCCGCATCCGCAAAGAGGGCATCCTCCTCAGGATCGGAGCTGCTTGCCTTGGCCCATTTCAGGGGCGCGGCAGGGGAGACGACGGCGCAGCTGATCGCAAGGCTGAAGGAAAATCCCAACGTCGTCTCGGCGATGCCGAATTATATGATGCCCGTCAGCTCCGTAAAACCCAACGACCCGATGTGGAAAGAGCAGTGGGGTTCTGAAAGGATAAAACTGCCCGAGGTGTGGGAGCATGGGGTCGGTTCCCAAGAGGTCGTCGCCGTCGTCTTTGACACAGGCGTCATCTACGACCATGAGGACCTTAAAGACAATATGTTCGTCTTCGATGAGAAACTGCTGAACGGTATAAAAAATAACGGCGTTTCGCTGGATGTCGGTGAATTTAAAGGCAGCCACGGGGTCTGGTGCCACAGCAGAGGCCTATATGCAGATAAAGAGGGGCTGATCCATGACGACGGCTTCTTCCCTGCGGTCCCCGTCGGCCCCGGCGGCACGGAGGGAGCCGCCTCCGCGGACATAGACTGCGGCGACGTTGGCAGAATGCGCATCGTCGGCGACGTTAACGGCCACGGCACGCATGTCGCGGGGATCGTCGGCGCCGTCGGCGGCAACGGTATCGGCGTCGCCGGCACCAACTGGCATGTTAAGCTGATGGCCGCCAACGTGTTTTCCATGTATCGCGATGGGGATGATAATTATGGGGTGACGGCGCTGGTCAGCGACCAGATGCGGGCTATCGACTTCATCGTCGCCGCGAAGAGGGCGGGCGCGAACATCCGCGTCGCAAACATGTCGATCGGCATGTGGGCGGGGCCGGAGGAAGAGGAGCTCTCCCCCTACGGGGCAAAGGTAAAGCAGCTGAGCGACGCGGGGATAATCATCTGCGCGGCGGCGGGCAACGAGGGGCAGAATATCGACGATCCGCAGGATACCAAAGACTTTGATTACCGGGGAAAACTCTCTTACCCGGCCTGTTTCAAAGTGGAAAACATGATCTCCGTCGGGGCCTCTACGAGCGGCGACGGATGCGCCGTTTACTCAAACTACAGCTCCTCCGGCAAGTGGGTGGACATATTCGCTCCCGGCGACAATATACTGAGCACCTGCCGCAGGAGCTGGATCGTCAATCCAAGCAGCGATGTAGACACCTTCGATCCCAGCGGTTATGTCTCCATCAGCGGCACCTCGATGGCCTCGCCGTATGTGGCGGGCGCGGCGGCGCTGCTCTGTTCGTTATATCCCGATAAGAGCGCGGCGGAGATCAGGTCGATGCTGCTGAACGGCGCGGAGCACGGTCTGCTTGCGGAGGGGTATTCAAAATATGGTATGCTGAACGTCCTCGGCGCCTATAACTACGGACAGCCGTCAAGCGGCGGTTCCAGCGGTGGCGGCTGCGCCGCCGGCTTTGGAGCGTTGGCTCTGATTGGCGCGGCTCTGCTGCCATTTATCCGCCGCGCGGGAAGGAAATAA
- a CDS encoding HdeD family acid-resistance protein yields MLFTGNFSKDDLAKSKKRFYWVGGIMLVIGFLSLAMPMLASFAIETMVGFFLLAVGFGNAFGAYSALRIGDSPWQQAFMAFISIAAGVIFLIHPVAGVMTLSILLAAYFLIDGVTKIVEYFRVKSIGGSLWIMLSGILGIILAFMMWQNVFTGAAVIGIILGINLIFSGMSLIMLGRGCSDMSKKM; encoded by the coding sequence ATGTTATTTACAGGTAATTTTTCAAAAGATGATCTCGCTAAGAGTAAAAAGAGGTTCTATTGGGTCGGCGGTATCATGCTCGTCATCGGTTTTCTCTCGCTCGCGATGCCGATGCTCGCCTCTTTCGCGATAGAGACGATGGTGGGCTTCTTCCTGCTGGCGGTCGGCTTCGGCAACGCCTTCGGCGCCTACTCGGCCCTCCGTATCGGAGACAGCCCCTGGCAGCAGGCATTTATGGCCTTTATCTCTATCGCCGCGGGCGTCATCTTCCTCATCCATCCGGTCGCGGGGGTGATGACCCTCAGCATACTGCTCGCGGCCTATTTCCTGATAGACGGGGTGACGAAGATCGTCGAATACTTCCGCGTAAAGTCTATCGGCGGTTCGTTGTGGATCATGCTTTCCGGCATTCTCGGAATCATCCTCGCCTTCATGATGTGGCAGAACGTTTTCACAGGCGCGGCGGTGATCGGGATCATCCTCGGCATAAACCTGATCTTCAGCGGCATGAGTCTTATCATGCTTGGCCGCGGCTGCTCCGACATGTCAAAGAAGATGTAA
- a CDS encoding DUF523 domain-containing protein: MGDKSVRLLVSACLLGMNCRYCGGGCEDGRVVALLEECWLVPVCPEQLGGLPTPRAPNEILNGRVVESDGRDNTEAFERGAQEALRAAKLLGCDFALLKERSPSCGSNMIYDGSFTGRQVHGAGVTARLLAAHGIRVFSEEHIEDLRGALNWYRRVFW, encoded by the coding sequence ATGGGAGATAAATCTGTGCGGCTGCTTGTGAGTGCCTGCCTTCTGGGGATGAACTGCCGCTATTGCGGCGGCGGCTGCGAGGATGGGCGCGTCGTTGCTTTGCTGGAAGAGTGCTGGCTGGTACCGGTCTGTCCCGAACAGCTCGGCGGGCTGCCGACGCCGCGTGCGCCCAACGAGATACTGAACGGGCGCGTGGTCGAGTCTGACGGGCGGGACAATACTGAGGCCTTTGAGAGGGGAGCGCAGGAGGCGCTGCGCGCGGCGAAGCTCCTCGGCTGTGATTTCGCCCTGCTCAAAGAGCGCAGCCCCTCCTGCGGCTCGAATATGATATACGACGGCAGTTTTACCGGCAGGCAGGTACACGGCGCGGGCGTCACGGCGCGGCTGCTTGCCGCGCATGGAATAAGGGTGTTCAGCGAGGAACATATCGAAGACTTGAGGGGGGCGTTGAATTGGTACAGGCGGGTATTCTGGTAG
- a CDS encoding HutD/Ves family protein has product MVQAGILVVRKDELEHKRWSGGITTQLAIWPEGADYGARKFDWRISSAVVEDEESVFTPLPGIHRHLMLLEGGIELTHEGIGSRVMIPLADTEEFEGEWKTKSSGRCVDFNLMTVKGYGGKMESVAANKKIKLPMPQELRCWYGLYAIADGVAAEVEKDGRFARVTLERGDFILITYLPAPGEEISLTLGSDAAVPAVSAAVWQES; this is encoded by the coding sequence TTGGTACAGGCGGGTATTCTGGTAGTACGTAAAGACGAGCTGGAACATAAACGGTGGAGCGGCGGAATCACAACCCAGCTGGCGATATGGCCCGAGGGAGCGGATTACGGCGCGAGAAAATTTGACTGGCGCATCAGCTCGGCGGTCGTTGAGGATGAGGAATCGGTATTTACGCCGCTTCCCGGGATACACCGGCACCTGATGCTGCTTGAGGGCGGCATCGAGCTTACGCACGAGGGGATCGGCAGCCGCGTGATGATACCGCTCGCCGATACGGAGGAATTCGAGGGCGAATGGAAGACGAAATCTTCCGGCAGGTGTGTTGACTTCAATCTTATGACGGTCAAAGGTTACGGCGGAAAGATGGAATCTGTCGCCGCTAATAAAAAGATAAAACTGCCCATGCCACAGGAGCTGCGCTGCTGGTACGGCCTATACGCGATCGCGGACGGCGTCGCCGCCGAGGTGGAAAAGGATGGCCGTTTCGCGCGGGTGACGCTCGAGCGGGGAGACTTTATTCTCATCACGTATCTTCCCGCGCCCGGCGAGGAGATCTCGCTGACGCTGGGCTCCGACGCGGCGGTTCCCGCCGTGAGCGCCGCCGTCTGGCAGGAGAGCTGA
- a CDS encoding formimidoylglutamase, with protein MKYKIDAADRGLFYSRNDPKDRRLGELITREKIEDVTEGTVAIIGVPEDRGITANKGRAGAAGGPDDIRRRLYRLTPGFSGDFHRLRIVDVGNVSTKELTLAEVHAAETEAVAEIVARGGLPIVLGGGHDLTYPGVAGLVKGAKIGRDGMGLINVDAHLDVRSDENGINSGTSFYRALTQLPDRALCGEAFVEFGIQEQYNSPYYYNWVLEQGGHVITLREVSERVMEFFLQALNAAGKNNRAIAVSLDIDAVRSTEAPGASASNPSGLKAPELDKIAYLAGRSVKVKYLDIMEVSPLLDEDHRTAALAASALFSFFRGLCER; from the coding sequence ATGAAATATAAAATAGACGCGGCGGACAGAGGCCTTTTTTACAGCAGGAACGATCCTAAGGACCGCCGCTTGGGCGAGCTCATCACCCGCGAAAAGATAGAGGACGTAACGGAGGGGACTGTCGCAATCATCGGCGTCCCCGAAGACCGCGGCATAACGGCGAACAAGGGACGCGCTGGGGCGGCCGGAGGGCCGGACGATATCAGGCGGCGGCTCTACCGTCTGACGCCGGGTTTCAGCGGCGACTTTCACCGCCTGCGGATCGTCGACGTCGGCAACGTCAGCACGAAAGAGCTGACGCTCGCGGAGGTCCACGCGGCGGAGACCGAGGCGGTCGCGGAGATCGTCGCGCGCGGCGGCCTGCCGATAGTTCTGGGCGGCGGCCACGACCTCACATATCCCGGAGTGGCGGGGCTCGTAAAGGGCGCGAAGATCGGACGCGACGGCATGGGGCTGATAAACGTCGACGCCCACCTTGACGTGCGCAGCGACGAAAATGGCATCAACAGCGGCACCTCATTTTACCGCGCGCTGACACAGCTGCCGGACAGGGCGCTCTGCGGCGAGGCCTTCGTAGAATTCGGCATCCAGGAGCAGTATAACTCGCCCTATTACTACAACTGGGTGCTTGAGCAGGGCGGCCATGTGATAACCCTGCGCGAGGTCTCGGAGAGGGTGATGGAATTTTTCCTCCAGGCGCTGAACGCCGCCGGGAAAAATAACCGGGCGATCGCCGTATCTCTCGACATCGACGCGGTGCGCAGCACCGAGGCTCCCGGAGCCTCGGCGAGCAACCCCAGCGGCCTCAAGGCCCCGGAGCTGGATAAGATCGCCTATCTCGCCGGGCGCAGCGTTAAGGTAAAGTACCTCGACATTATGGAGGTCTCGCCGCTTCTCGACGAAGACCACCGCACGGCGGCGCTGGCCGCCTCGGCGCTCTTCTCCTTTTTCCGGGGACTCTGCGAGAGGTAA
- a CDS encoding epoxyqueuosine reductase — translation MDKKLLTSKIKRRALELGFAKVGITTADDFPEYEAELHDRPGYRPWINPDRSEDPERSYLIEGVRPRGIMPGAKSIVCAVYDYSRLAYPEELTASVARAYLSRAYVPLPDSICGLRARALHDYLTSLGCRVYDGDKELPQRLCCARAGVTTYGRNNFAYAEDCGSFVILYTYLTEAELEYDAPTVRCDCPSGCRKCVEACPTGALYAPGKLAPQRCLLYSHMRDSAVPADIMEANGTLIHGCDRCQTACPRNIPVMRGAAEKDPFLELLKREFDLEKILFMDDAYYERVVRPIMYNYIRKPEVFRRNAAIAIGNTNDAGYIPALKTAIERGEPIVREAAAWALERIGGGPR, via the coding sequence ATGGATAAAAAACTTTTAACTTCAAAGATCAAACGCCGCGCGCTGGAACTTGGTTTCGCAAAGGTGGGAATAACGACAGCCGACGACTTTCCAGAATACGAGGCCGAGCTTCATGACCGCCCTGGATATCGTCCATGGATCAATCCAGACCGCAGCGAAGACCCGGAGAGATCCTATCTCATCGAAGGAGTACGTCCGCGCGGCATCATGCCCGGAGCTAAATCCATTGTATGCGCCGTTTACGACTATTCAAGGTTAGCCTATCCGGAGGAGCTGACGGCAAGTGTCGCCCGCGCCTATCTCAGCCGCGCCTATGTCCCCCTGCCGGACTCCATCTGCGGGCTGCGCGCGCGAGCGCTGCACGACTATCTCACCTCGCTGGGATGCCGCGTGTACGACGGCGACAAAGAGCTGCCGCAGCGGCTCTGCTGCGCGCGGGCCGGCGTCACCACCTACGGGCGCAACAACTTCGCCTACGCCGAGGACTGCGGTTCTTTTGTAATCCTCTACACATACCTGACCGAGGCCGAGCTGGAATACGACGCCCCTACCGTAAGGTGCGACTGTCCGTCTGGCTGCCGTAAGTGTGTGGAGGCCTGCCCTACCGGCGCGCTCTACGCGCCAGGCAAGCTGGCCCCTCAGAGGTGCCTGCTCTACAGCCACATGCGGGACAGCGCCGTGCCCGCCGACATCATGGAGGCAAACGGCACCCTCATCCATGGCTGCGACCGCTGCCAGACCGCCTGCCCGCGCAACATACCGGTCATGAGGGGGGCGGCGGAGAAAGACCCGTTTTTGGAGCTGCTGAAAAGGGAGTTCGACCTTGAAAAGATATTGTTCATGGACGACGCCTACTACGAAAGGGTCGTAAGGCCGATAATGTATAACTATATCCGCAAACCCGAGGTCTTTCGCCGCAACGCCGCCATCGCCATCGGCAACACGAACGACGCCGGTTATATACCGGCGCTGAAGACCGCGATAGAGCGCGGTGAACCGATAGTCCGCGAAGCCGCCGCCTGGGCGCTTGAAAGGATCGGCGGCGGGCCGCGCTGA
- a CDS encoding thioredoxin family protein: MALAPKFAALGERYGDRIIFLKMNRAENREIMKTLALRGVPTIIFMSGGTEICGRLTGDAEATAENIEAAITKILAV; the protein is encoded by the coding sequence CTGGCGCTCGCGCCTAAATTCGCGGCGCTGGGCGAAAGATACGGGGACCGTATCATATTTCTCAAGATGAACAGGGCGGAGAACCGGGAGATAATGAAGACGCTGGCTCTGCGCGGCGTTCCGACAATCATCTTTATGAGCGGAGGCACTGAAATATGCGGCCGCCTCACGGGCGACGCCGAAGCCACCGCGGAGAATATCGAGGCGGCGATAACGAAGATCCTGGCCGTTTAG
- a CDS encoding DUF3798 domain-containing protein — translation MRKLIVLAALFLLYALPASAAAPFHIGVVTGTVSQGEDNVRGAEKLISMYGDASKGGMIKHVTYPDNFGAEMETVISQIAGLADDPKMRVVAVMEGVPGTAEAFRRIKEKRGDILCLTGQPQEDPNVIGEVADLVVNSDNLAMGYIMPAAAKKLGAKTYVHISFPRHMSYELLSRRRKIMEAACKDLGLRFVFETAPDPTSDVGVAGAQQYVLEKTAAWLRKYGKNTAFFSTNDAQVEPLLKKITELGGYYVQTDSPLQGYAGALGIDLSKEKGDWKAILAKIEKAVVAKGGKGRLATWAYPSGYCITAALGEIGKRVVEKRAKLNRQADVMKAFAVFSPGMTWNSSAYTDAATGVKMKNFLLIYQDTYVFGRGPLGMDKIKVPEKYYRMR, via the coding sequence ATGAGGAAATTGATTGTTTTAGCGGCGCTGTTTCTGCTTTACGCCCTCCCCGCATCCGCCGCCGCGCCGTTTCATATCGGCGTCGTTACGGGAACGGTCTCGCAGGGAGAGGATAATGTCCGCGGTGCGGAAAAGCTCATCTCGATGTACGGCGACGCCTCCAAGGGCGGCATGATAAAGCATGTCACCTACCCGGACAACTTCGGCGCGGAGATGGAGACCGTCATCAGCCAGATAGCCGGACTCGCGGACGACCCAAAGATGAGGGTCGTGGCGGTTATGGAGGGCGTTCCCGGTACGGCCGAGGCCTTTCGCCGGATAAAGGAGAAGCGCGGCGACATCCTTTGTCTCACGGGGCAGCCGCAGGAGGACCCGAACGTTATCGGCGAGGTCGCGGACCTGGTCGTGAACTCCGACAACCTCGCGATGGGCTACATCATGCCCGCGGCGGCTAAAAAGCTCGGCGCCAAGACCTACGTGCACATATCCTTCCCGCGCCATATGAGCTACGAGCTGCTCTCGCGCCGCCGCAAGATAATGGAGGCGGCCTGTAAAGACCTCGGCCTGCGCTTTGTCTTTGAGACGGCCCCCGACCCGACGAGCGACGTCGGCGTTGCCGGAGCGCAGCAGTACGTTCTGGAAAAGACCGCCGCCTGGCTCAGGAAATATGGAAAAAACACCGCCTTCTTCAGCACCAACGACGCGCAGGTCGAGCCGCTGCTGAAGAAGATAACGGAGCTCGGCGGTTACTATGTGCAGACCGATTCGCCGCTGCAGGGCTACGCGGGCGCGCTGGGCATCGACCTAAGCAAGGAGAAAGGCGACTGGAAGGCGATCCTTGCCAAGATAGAGAAGGCCGTCGTCGCTAAAGGCGGCAAGGGGCGCCTCGCCACCTGGGCCTATCCCTCTGGCTACTGCATCACCGCCGCCCTCGGCGAAATTGGCAAACGCGTAGTGGAGAAGAGGGCGAAGCTGAACCGCCAGGCCGATGTGATGAAGGCCTTCGCGGTTTTTTCTCCCGGGATGACCTGGAACAGCAGCGCCTATACCGACGCCGCCACTGGAGTGAAGATGAAAAACTTCCTGCTCATCTACCAGGATACCTACGTCTTTGGCAGAGGACCTCTCGGAATGGACAAGATAAAGGTCCCCGAGAAATACTATCGGATGAGGTGA
- a CDS encoding type IV toxin-antitoxin system AbiEi family antitoxin — MVNNKEQKLKSLVGIRISGVPLLASYLTRSGISPNLQQYYRRSGWLERIGRGAYIWPGDMLDWQGILYALQSQINMPVHIGARTALALQGYAQFLRGEGERVFIFSGQTRILPAWTADAAGLTKFCLCHTSFLTDDRAGITDIPHKTISIRCSSPERAILETLHLAPQTISYSEAYQLTENLDTLRPQLLQELLSGCNSIRVKRTFLLFADRAGHSWAQRLDRDKISLGKGVRSLGKNGVYLERYGLVIPQELNRLWQ, encoded by the coding sequence ATGGTTAACAATAAAGAGCAAAAATTAAAATCATTGGTTGGCATACGGATATCAGGAGTTCCTTTACTTGCATCGTATCTGACGAGGTCGGGCATATCGCCGAACTTGCAGCAGTATTATCGGCGAAGCGGGTGGCTTGAGCGGATCGGGCGCGGCGCTTATATCTGGCCTGGCGACATGCTCGATTGGCAGGGTATTCTTTATGCTCTTCAATCGCAGATCAATATGCCGGTCCATATAGGGGCGAGGACGGCGCTCGCGCTTCAAGGATATGCGCAGTTTCTGCGGGGAGAAGGGGAGCGCGTCTTTATATTTTCCGGTCAAACGCGTATCCTTCCGGCGTGGACAGCGGATGCGGCCGGACTTACGAAGTTTTGTCTCTGCCATACGTCGTTTCTGACGGACGATCGTGCCGGTATCACGGATATACCTCACAAGACCATCTCCATTCGCTGCTCCAGCCCGGAGAGGGCGATACTTGAAACATTGCACCTCGCACCGCAGACGATAAGCTATAGCGAGGCGTACCAGCTGACAGAAAATCTCGACACGCTGCGTCCCCAGCTGCTGCAGGAGCTTCTGTCGGGCTGTAATTCCATACGCGTCAAGCGGACGTTTTTGCTATTTGCGGATCGCGCTGGTCATTCGTGGGCACAGCGGCTCGACCGGGATAAAATATCCCTTGGCAAGGGGGTGCGCAGTTTGGGCAAGAA